One genomic window of Medicago truncatula cultivar Jemalong A17 chromosome 1, MtrunA17r5.0-ANR, whole genome shotgun sequence includes the following:
- the LOC11425464 gene encoding GATA zinc finger domain-containing protein 10 produces MMEANAMFSTITPSGLLGVVDNIPLHQQQQQQKQQNLPNQQQQNPHQLHHSQVVSYAPQHHDTDTNQHHHHSMKHGFPPFSSSKNKQQQQSSQMSDEDEPNFPAEESSGGDPKRKISPWQRMKWTDTMVRLLIMAVYYIGDEAGSEGTDPNKKKSSGLLQKKGKWKSVSRAMMEKGFYVSPQQCEDKFNDLNKRYKRVNDILGKGTACRVVENQGLLDSMDLSPKMKDEVRKLLNSKHLFFREMCAYHNSCGHGGVATSNVQHQVEGGSGTTTPPQNQPQQQHQHQHQQQNQQHCFHSSENGVGSLGVSRGEGLRMLKIGSGYVEEEDDEDEEDESEDFSDEGEDESGEGCSKGHINDQDEEENDGKPSRKRARKGGFSFPRSSSSTQLVNQMNNEISGVFQDGGKSTWEKKQWIRNRIMQLEEQKIGYESQAFQLEKQRLKWARYSSKKEREMERAKLENERRRLENERMVLLIRKKELELMHIQQQQQQQHSST; encoded by the coding sequence ATGATGGAAGCTAATGCCATGTTTTCCACCATCACTCCTTCTGGTTTGTTAGGAGTAGTTGATAATATCCCTttacaccaacaacaacaacaacaaaaacaacagaaTCTtcctaatcaacaacaacaaaatcctcATCAATTGCACCATTCCCAAGTTGTTTCCTATGCTCCCCAACATCATGACACTGACACaaatcaacatcatcatcattcaatGAAACATGGGTTTCCTCCATTTTCTTCATCCAAGAACAAACAGCAACAACAAAGTTCTCAGATGAGTGATGAAGATGAACCAAATTTTCCAGCTGAAGAAAGCTCTGGTGGTGACCCAAAAAGGAAGATTTCACCATGGCAAAGAATGAAATGGACTGATACAATGGTAAGGCTATTGATAATGGCTGTTTATTACATTGGTGATGAAGCTGGTTCTGAAGGGACTGATCCAAATAAGAAAAAGTCTAGTGGTTTGTTACAGAAGAAGGGAAAGTGGAAATCTGTTTCAAGGGCTATGATGGAAAAAGGGTTTTATGTGTCACCTCAACAATGTGAAGATAAGTTTAATGATTTGAATAAAAGGTATAAGAGAGTGAATGATATACTTGGTAAAGGAACAGCTTGTAGAGTTGTTGAGAATCAAGGTTTGTTGGATTCAATGGATTTGTCACCTAAGATGAAAGATGAAGTTAGGAAATTGCTTAATTCTAAACATCTTTTCTTTAGGGAAATGTGTGCTTATCATAATAGTTGTGGCCATGGTGGTGTTGCTACTTCTAATGTTCAACATCAAGTAGAGGGTGGAAGTGGAACAACAACACCACCTCAGAATCAACCTCAACAACAGCATCAACACCAGCACCAGCAGCAGAACCAACAACATTGTTTTCATTCATCAGAGAATGGTGTAGGGAGTTTAGGTGTTTCAAGAGGAGAAGGATTGAGGATGTTGAAAATAGGAAGTGGATAtgttgaagaagaggatgatgaagatgaagaggatgagtCAGAGGACTTTTCTGATGAGGGTGAAGATGAATCAGGAGAAGGTTGTTCAAAGGGTCATATAAATGATCAAGATGAAGAAGAGAATGATGGAAAACCATCAAGAAAAAGAGCAAGAAAAGGAGGATTTTCATTTCCAaggtcatcatcatcaacacaaTTGGTGAATCAAATGAACAATGAAATAAGTGGTGTGTTTCAAGATGGAGGTAAGAGTACTTGGGAGAAAAAGCAATGGATAAGAAACAGGATAATGCAGTTGGAGGAACAGAAAATAGGATATGAATCACAAGCATTTCAGCTTGAAAAGCAAAGGTTGAAATGGGCAAGGTATAGTAGTAAGAAAGAGAGGGAAATGGAGAGAGCTAAACTTGAGAATGAAAGGAGAAGATTAGAAAATGAGAGAATGGTTTTGCTTATTAGGAAGAAAGAGCTTGAGTTGATGCATAttcagcagcagcagcagcagcaacactCTTCTACCTAG
- the LOC11429725 gene encoding pyruvate kinase 1, cytosolic, whose protein sequence is MPSSHLLLEEPIRMASILEPSKASFFSAMTKIVGTLGPKSRSVETISGCLKAGMSVARFDFSWCDPEYHQETLENLKTAIKGTKKLCAVMLDTVGAEMQVVNKSETTISLEIDAQVVLTPNQGQEASSEILPINFDGLAQAVKTGDTIFIGQYLFTGSETTSVWLEVSEVKGNDVVCIIKNSATLTGSLFTLHASQIHIDLPTLTEKDKEVISTWGVKNKIDFLSLSYTRHAKDVREARDFLSKLGDLSQTQIFAKIENVEGLTHFDEILQEADGIILSRGNLGIDLPPEKVFLFQKSALHKCNMAGKPAVLTRVVDSMTDNLRPTRAEATDVANAVLDGSDAILLGAETLRGLYPVETISTVGRICSEAEKVFNQDLYFKRTVKYVGEPMTHLESIASSAVRAAIKVKASIIICFTSSGRAARLIAKYRPTMPVLSVVIPRLKTNQLKWSFSGAFEARQSLIVRGLFPMLADPRHPAESETTTASNESILKVALDHGKALGVIKSHDRVVVCQKLGDASVVKIIELED, encoded by the exons atgCCTTCCAGTCACTTGCTTCTCGAGGAACCAATTAGGATGGCTTCCATCCTAGAACCATCAAAAGCC AGCTTTTTTTCTGCAATGACAAagattgttggaacattggGTCCTAAATCTCGATCTGTTGAGACTATTTCTGGATGTCTTAAAGCTGGCATGTCTG TGGCTCGTTTTGATTTTTCATGGTGTGATCCTGAGTATCATCAGGAAACTTTGGAGAATTTGAAGACTGCTATTAAGGGTACTAAGAAGCTATGTGCT GTTATGCTGGATACAGTGGGTGCAGAGATGCAGGTTGTTAACAAAAGTGAGACAACTATCTCACTTGAGATAGATGCTCAGGTTGTTCTAACCCCCAACCAGGGACAAGAAGCTTCTTCAGAGATATTGCCAATCAACTTTGATGGACTGGCCCAG GCAGTGAAGACGGGAGACACTATTTTTATTGGTCAATACTTGTTCACAGGAAGTGAAACTACTTCTGTATGGCTTGAG GTATCTGAAGTCAAAGGGAACGATGTTGTGTGTATTATAAAGAATTCAGCTACATTGACCGGGTCATTGTTCACTTTGCATGCCTCTCAAATTCACATTGATCTACCTACCCTTACGGAGAAAGACAAGGAG GTTATAAGCACCTGGggagttaaaaacaaaattgattttctgtCATTGTCATATACTAGGCATGCTAAAGATGTCCGCGAG GCTCGGGACTTCCTTTCAAAGTTAGGCGATCTTAGCCAGACACAAATTTTTGCGAAGATTGAAAATGTTGAG GGATTGACCCATTTTGATGAGATTCTGCAAGAAGCTGATGGTATTATTCTTTCTCGTGGAAATTTGGGCATTGATCTTCCACCAGAGAAG gtttttctatttcaaaaatctgcCCTACACAAGTGTAATATGGCTGGGAAACCTGCTGTGCTTACACGTGTTGTGGACAGTATGACTGATAACTTAAGACCAACTCGTGCTGAAGCCACTGATGTTGCCAATGCTGTTCTAGATG GAAGTGATGCAATTCTTCTGGGTGCCGAGACTTTACGTGGATTGTACCCTGTTGAGACTATTTCTACTGTTGGTAGGATTTGTTCAGAG GCTGAGAAAGTTTTCAATCAAGACCTTTATTTTAAGAGGACAGTCAAATATGTTGGAGAACCCATGACCCACTTGGAATCTATTGCATCCTCTGCG GTACGGGCTGCTATTAAGGTGAAGGCTTCCATTATAATTTGCTTCACTTCATCTGGAAGGGCTGCAAG ATTGATTGCAAAGTATAGGCCGACAATGCCTGTTCTCTCTGTGGTGATCCCCCGACTTAAGACAAATCAGCTAAAGTGGAGCTTCAGTGGAGCTTTTGAG GCAAGGCAATCACTTATTGTAAGAGGTCTCTTTCCCATGCTTGCTGATCCTCGTCATCCT GCTGAGTCTGAGACAACAACTGCATCAAATGAATCTATTCTTAAGGTTGCCCTTGATCATGGAAAAGCATTGGGAGTTATAAAGTCACACGACCGTGTTGTTGTTTGTCAGAAACTCGGCGATGCATCAGTGGTTAAGATTATTGAGCTTGAAGATTAA